From the genome of Nodosilinea sp. PGN35, one region includes:
- a CDS encoding cold shock domain-containing protein, with product MTSVSDKGQLKTWKDDRGFGFIKPEGGGRDVFLHISALPRASRRPKVGDTILYEKVAEPDGKVRAVRATIEGVVVPLPQQTIKRSLTVRPLTAKHKPKQKGWLESLTGIVGLVIVAAFAIPPVYKSVWTRLDTNLPASSTTQPETTAPPTLIEAVVDPSCVIKGNISISTGKKLYHVPGMEDYEGTEIHLDKGERWFCTEAEAIAQGWRRAPR from the coding sequence ATGACATCTGTTTCCGACAAAGGACAACTGAAAACTTGGAAGGATGATAGAGGCTTCGGCTTTATTAAACCGGAAGGCGGTGGCAGAGACGTTTTCTTACACATCAGCGCTTTGCCAAGAGCTAGTCGCCGCCCAAAGGTCGGAGACACGATTCTATACGAGAAAGTGGCTGAACCTGATGGCAAAGTACGGGCTGTCAGAGCCACGATTGAAGGTGTCGTCGTGCCCCTCCCACAACAAACTATTAAACGAAGCCTAACGGTTCGCCCCCTGACCGCTAAGCACAAGCCAAAACAAAAAGGCTGGCTTGAATCTCTCACAGGTATTGTCGGCTTAGTGATTGTTGCAGCCTTTGCCATTCCACCTGTTTATAAAAGCGTCTGGACTCGACTGGATACCAATCTTCCTGCCTCATCCACTACACAGCCAGAGACTACCGCTCCTCCAACGCTCATTGAAGCGGTCGTAGATCCTAGCTGTGTTATCAAAGGTAATATCTCGATTTCAACTGGAAAGAAGCTTTATCACGTCCCCGGCATGGAAGATTATGAGGGAACAGAGATTCACCTCGACAAGGGCGAACGATGGTTTTGTACCGAGGCTGAGGCGATCGCCCAGGGATGGCGCAGAGCCCCGCGATAA
- a CDS encoding peptidylprolyl isomerase: MPQAKTGDSVSIHYTGRLEDGTVFDSSRDRAPLEFAIGNGEVIPGFEAAVVGMAPGDAKTEVIPAERAYGPHQPEMVMVVERHHIPADIPLDVGQQLQLQGPQGQMVPVMVTELSEADVTLDANHPLAGETLIFDIELVAIGA; the protein is encoded by the coding sequence ATGCCCCAGGCTAAAACAGGCGACAGTGTCTCAATTCACTACACCGGCAGGCTTGAAGATGGTACGGTGTTTGACTCATCGCGCGATCGCGCCCCCCTAGAGTTTGCCATTGGCAATGGTGAAGTGATCCCTGGCTTTGAGGCGGCAGTGGTGGGCATGGCCCCCGGCGACGCCAAAACCGAAGTGATTCCTGCCGAACGCGCCTACGGCCCGCACCAGCCGGAGATGGTGATGGTGGTCGAGCGCCACCACATTCCTGCCGACATTCCTTTAGATGTGGGCCAGCAGCTTCAGCTCCAGGGCCCCCAGGGGCAGATGGTGCCGGTGATGGTCACCGAGCTGTCGGAGGCCGATGTCACCCTCGACGCCAACCATCCTTTGGCCGGAGAGACGCTCATTTTTGATATCGAACTGGTGGCGATTGGGGCCTGA
- the rsmA gene encoding 16S rRNA (adenine(1518)-N(6)/adenine(1519)-N(6))-dimethyltransferase RsmA yields MFSQPTRKRFGQHWLTDEKVLHRMLEAAAVTRQDTVLEIGPGTGALTRWLLPLANAVIAVEIDRDLVRKLNHQFAKHDNFRLVPSDILELDIAAVSRDKHFDYGLPNKVVANIPYYITGPILEKLLGTLAAPNPAPYDAIVLLVQKEVAERLYAKPGKKAFGALSVRVQYLADCELVCPVPARAFQPPPQVDSAVVKMTPRLPATPSDDLAGFDRLVKLGFGSKRKMLRNNLKGVIDRDQLESMMIRLGIEPTARGEDLSVEHWVALSNTILKQSSSSG; encoded by the coding sequence ATGTTCTCCCAACCGACCCGCAAGCGTTTTGGCCAGCACTGGCTCACCGACGAAAAGGTGCTCCACCGCATGCTGGAGGCCGCCGCCGTCACCCGCCAAGACACGGTGCTCGAAATTGGCCCCGGCACCGGGGCGCTGACCCGCTGGCTGCTGCCCCTGGCCAACGCGGTGATCGCCGTCGAGATCGATCGCGACCTGGTTCGCAAGCTCAACCATCAGTTCGCTAAGCACGATAACTTTCGCCTGGTGCCGAGCGACATACTAGAGCTAGACATCGCTGCCGTCTCGCGGGACAAACACTTTGACTACGGTCTGCCCAACAAAGTGGTGGCCAACATTCCCTACTACATCACTGGGCCAATTTTAGAGAAGCTGCTGGGCACCCTGGCTGCGCCCAACCCAGCGCCCTACGATGCGATCGTGCTGCTGGTGCAGAAAGAGGTGGCCGAGCGGCTCTACGCTAAACCGGGGAAGAAAGCCTTTGGGGCGCTGTCGGTGCGGGTGCAGTACCTGGCGGATTGTGAGCTGGTATGCCCGGTGCCCGCCCGCGCCTTTCAGCCGCCGCCCCAGGTGGATTCTGCCGTGGTCAAGATGACGCCGCGATTGCCCGCCACCCCATCCGACGACCTGGCAGGCTTCGATCGCCTGGTGAAACTGGGCTTTGGCAGCAAGCGCAAGATGCTGCGCAACAACCTCAAGGGGGTGATCGATCGCGACCAGCTAGAGTCAATGATGATTCGCCTGGGCATCGAACCCACCGCTCGGGGGGAAGACCTCAGTGTTGAGCATTGGGTAGCGCTGAGTAATACAATCCTGAAGCAGTCGTCATCATCGGGTTAA
- a CDS encoding DMT family transporter, with product MLGYVLILLATVCFGAQNLITRVLFIPSNLLGLVETGGFVEPTLPNSFLLMFMRMLVGVPLMAMLLPPVYPQLWHDLRRLRSPDYRRELYLALVGGVLMFSYLALLYVAVGRIAAGIALTLFFTFPVYTAILDWYWFGHRPSTSRWAILVLILLGSALTIPMAGAAIESWLGVSFGLASGVVYAFYTVAAQKAFETFHPVPFTGISFAVTLVLSAASLLLWPGDLAGLLWPALWVGGLLSAIATLTGHVLNNLGIRVVGATAASMLGAANPALTAVLAWGVLQEQLSLVQWLGVLLVTVSVGLLSLTKPS from the coding sequence ATGCTCGGCTATGTCTTAATTTTGCTGGCGACGGTTTGCTTTGGGGCACAGAACCTGATCACTCGGGTGCTGTTTATTCCGTCCAATTTGCTGGGGCTGGTGGAAACCGGCGGCTTCGTCGAGCCCACGCTGCCCAACTCGTTTTTGCTGATGTTTATGCGGATGCTGGTGGGGGTGCCCCTGATGGCAATGCTGTTGCCGCCGGTATACCCGCAGCTGTGGCACGACCTGCGGCGACTGCGATCGCCGGACTATCGCCGCGAACTCTACCTGGCCCTGGTGGGCGGGGTGCTGATGTTTTCATACCTGGCGCTGCTCTACGTGGCGGTGGGGCGGATTGCGGCGGGCATTGCCCTGACGCTGTTTTTTACCTTCCCGGTCTACACGGCGATACTCGACTGGTACTGGTTTGGCCACCGGCCCAGTACCAGCCGCTGGGCCATTTTGGTGCTGATTTTGCTGGGTAGCGCACTGACGATTCCCATGGCGGGGGCGGCGATCGAAAGCTGGCTGGGGGTGAGCTTTGGCCTGGCCTCGGGGGTGGTGTACGCTTTCTACACCGTAGCGGCCCAGAAGGCTTTTGAAACCTTTCACCCGGTGCCCTTTACGGGCATTAGCTTTGCGGTGACGCTGGTGCTGTCGGCGGCCAGTCTGCTGCTGTGGCCGGGGGATCTGGCGGGGCTACTGTGGCCCGCGCTGTGGGTGGGTGGGCTGCTGTCGGCGATCGCCACCCTCACCGGCCACGTGCTCAACAATCTGGGCATTCGCGTGGTGGGGGCCACCGCCGCCTCTATGCTAGGAGCTGCTAACCCGGCCCTGACGGCGGTGCTGGCCTGGGGTGTGCTGCAAGAACAGCTTTCCCTAGTGCAGTGGCTGGGGGTGCTGCTGGTGACGGTCAGCGTGGGCCTGCTCAGCCTGACCAAGCCTTCGTAA
- the nth gene encoding endonuclease III yields the protein MPNQRRASKKQRALEILIRLKRLYPEAPCSLDFKNPLQLMIATMLAAQCTDERVNLVTPALFAAYPDVYAFAEADIADLEQLVKSTGFYRNKAKNIRAACQRIITEYKGEVPSRMDDLVTLPGVARKTANVVLAHGFGINGGVTVDTHVKRITNLLGLTQHSDPVKIERDLMKLLPQPDWENWSIRLVYHGRAVCNARNPKCDRCDLADLCPSARVGAAPAAATVAIAPSQAIL from the coding sequence ATGCCTAACCAGCGGCGAGCTTCTAAAAAACAGCGGGCGCTAGAAATTTTGATCCGCCTGAAGCGGTTGTATCCCGAGGCTCCCTGCTCCCTCGACTTTAAGAATCCGCTCCAGCTGATGATCGCCACGATGTTGGCGGCCCAGTGCACCGACGAGCGGGTCAACCTGGTGACCCCGGCGCTATTTGCCGCTTACCCCGATGTCTATGCCTTTGCCGAGGCTGATATTGCCGATTTAGAGCAGTTGGTAAAATCTACCGGCTTCTATCGCAACAAAGCCAAGAATATTCGCGCTGCCTGCCAGCGCATCATCACCGAGTACAAGGGCGAAGTCCCCTCCCGCATGGATGACCTGGTGACGCTGCCGGGGGTGGCGCGCAAGACCGCCAACGTGGTGCTGGCCCACGGCTTTGGCATCAATGGCGGCGTCACTGTCGATACCCACGTCAAGCGCATCACCAATCTGCTGGGGCTGACCCAGCACAGCGACCCGGTCAAAATCGAGCGCGACCTGATGAAGCTGCTCCCCCAGCCCGACTGGGAGAACTGGTCGATTCGCCTGGTGTACCACGGGCGGGCGGTGTGTAATGCCCGCAACCCCAAATGCGATCGGTGTGATTTGGCGGATCTCTGTCCTTCAGCCAGGGTTGGGGCTGCCCCTGCGGCGGCAACCGTAGCGATCGCTCCCTCGCAGGCGATACTCTGA
- a CDS encoding superoxide dismutase, translating to MSYELPSLPYAYDALEPYVSKSTLEFHHDKHHAAYVSKYNDAVKGTDHDSKPIEEVIKAIAGDSSQQGLFNNGAQAWNHTFYWNSMKPGGGGTPTGDLAKKIDADFGSFDKFVEAFKNAGATQFGSGWAWLVLDNGTLKVTKTLNADNPLTAGQVPLLTMDVWEHAYYLDYQNKRPDYIDSFLKNVVNWDFAASNLAAA from the coding sequence ATGTCTTACGAACTGCCCTCTCTACCCTACGCCTACGACGCCCTAGAACCTTACGTTTCCAAGAGCACCCTAGAGTTTCACCACGACAAGCACCACGCGGCCTACGTCAGCAAGTACAACGATGCGGTCAAGGGCACCGACCACGACAGCAAGCCGATTGAGGAGGTGATCAAGGCGATCGCGGGCGACAGCTCCCAGCAGGGCCTGTTCAACAACGGTGCCCAGGCCTGGAACCACACCTTCTACTGGAACTCCATGAAGCCCGGCGGCGGCGGCACCCCCACGGGCGACCTGGCCAAAAAAATCGACGCCGACTTTGGCAGCTTTGACAAGTTTGTCGAAGCGTTTAAGAATGCTGGAGCCACTCAGTTTGGCAGCGGCTGGGCCTGGCTGGTGCTCGACAACGGCACCCTCAAGGTGACCAAAACCCTCAACGCCGACAACCCCCTCACCGCTGGCCAGGTACCCCTACTCACCATGGATGTGTGGGAACACGCCTACTACCTCGACTACCAGAACAAGCGCCCCGACTACATCGACAGCTTCCTCAAAAACGTCGTGAACTGGGACTTTGCCGCCAGCAACCTGGCCGCTGCCTAG
- a CDS encoding CapA family protein, with protein sequence MTTDLPPLSIEALAQGETAIAPADPSPTTIAGLLDAALGNPLLRVEVSRRDRTLYVFLTAPQIIELDPFLPRIRAVVTALGLADIAHLKVLDGTEKRLLNRWQYDFALTPAAPASSALPTPEHSAPTLAPATPAPVAAAQPSGTAVLPGKRPHALGRRRWLPLLAMAGLGFGFAGIAQWRYSQPFGSVPVERSGAIVADLTLPQPAAPALEPVVRGAALAPVEVATPVALTIKAVGDIIPGTDYQRYRLPDDWQYLFGGIQYHLGEADITFGNFESTFTEVPRSAKDTSRANTFAFRTPPWYASVLKEAGFDVLSVANNHSMDFSVQGFEDTIAHITAAGMQAVGRKGEILYVEARGQRVAFIGFSTYAEHNQVQDLEGAIALVQTAKSQADIVVVSFHAGKEGTDATVTRDQDELFYSENRGNVVRFSRTVIDHGADLVLGHGPHVPRALELYNNRLIAYSLGNFLGYRSLSTVGPLGTSLILQTDLDAQGNFVGGRIIPVALDRNGVPYLDDHFGGVVLVRQFTQRDFPNTPLEIDDLGYLRPR encoded by the coding sequence GTGACTACTGATCTACCTCCACTGTCGATAGAGGCCCTAGCCCAGGGGGAGACCGCGATCGCCCCTGCCGACCCGTCTCCAACAACCATCGCTGGTTTGCTCGATGCTGCCCTCGGCAACCCCCTTCTGCGGGTAGAGGTCTCGCGGCGCGATCGCACCCTCTATGTCTTTCTCACCGCTCCCCAAATCATTGAGTTAGACCCATTTTTGCCGCGCATTCGCGCCGTGGTCACCGCCCTAGGGCTGGCCGACATCGCCCACCTCAAAGTACTCGACGGCACCGAAAAGCGCCTGCTCAACCGCTGGCAGTACGACTTTGCCCTAACCCCAGCGGCCCCAGCCTCGTCTGCCCTGCCCACCCCAGAGCACAGCGCACCCACCCTGGCCCCAGCCACTCCGGCCCCGGTGGCAGCGGCGCAGCCCTCAGGGACAGCGGTATTGCCGGGGAAAAGACCCCATGCTCTAGGTCGGCGGCGATGGCTGCCCCTCTTAGCGATGGCAGGCCTGGGGTTTGGGTTTGCCGGCATCGCCCAGTGGCGCTACAGCCAGCCCTTTGGCTCTGTCCCGGTGGAGCGCTCAGGGGCGATCGTCGCTGATCTGACCCTGCCCCAGCCCGCCGCCCCTGCGCTAGAACCCGTGGTGCGCGGGGCGGCGCTGGCTCCCGTTGAGGTGGCGACCCCGGTGGCCCTGACCATCAAAGCCGTGGGCGATATCATTCCCGGTACCGACTACCAGCGCTACCGCCTGCCCGACGATTGGCAATACCTGTTTGGCGGCATTCAGTACCACCTGGGCGAGGCCGACATCACCTTCGGCAATTTTGAAAGCACCTTCACCGAGGTGCCCCGCAGCGCCAAAGATACGAGCCGGGCTAACACCTTTGCCTTTCGTACCCCGCCCTGGTACGCCAGCGTGCTCAAAGAGGCCGGGTTTGACGTCCTTAGCGTGGCCAACAACCACTCTATGGATTTCTCTGTGCAGGGTTTTGAAGACACCATTGCCCACATCACAGCAGCGGGCATGCAGGCCGTGGGCCGCAAGGGCGAGATTCTCTACGTAGAAGCCCGGGGGCAGAGGGTGGCCTTTATTGGCTTTAGCACCTATGCGGAGCACAACCAGGTGCAGGATTTAGAGGGGGCGATCGCCCTGGTGCAAACCGCCAAAAGCCAGGCCGATATCGTCGTTGTTTCCTTTCACGCGGGTAAAGAAGGCACCGATGCCACCGTCACCCGCGACCAGGACGAACTGTTCTACTCTGAAAATCGCGGCAACGTCGTGCGCTTCTCCCGGACGGTCATCGACCACGGGGCCGACCTGGTGCTGGGCCACGGCCCCCACGTGCCGAGAGCGCTCGAGTTGTACAACAACAGGCTAATCGCCTACTCGCTGGGCAACTTTTTGGGCTATCGCAGCCTCTCTACCGTTGGCCCCTTGGGCACCTCGCTGATTTTGCAAACCGACCTCGATGCCCAGGGCAACTTTGTCGGCGGACGCATCATCCCCGTCGCCCTCGATCGCAACGGCGTGCCCTACCTGGATGACCACTTCGGCGGCGTAGTGCTCGTGCGCCAGTTCACCCAACGCGACTTTCCCAATACGCCCCTAGAGATTGACGACCTGGGTTACCTACGACCCAGGTGA
- the rseP gene encoding RIP metalloprotease RseP has product MSVLAAIAVIALLVAVHEAGHFTAARLQGIHVNRFAIGFGPILWKFQGAETEYSLRAIPLGGFVGFPDDDPDSDIPTNDPDLLKNRPILDRAIVISAGVIANLVFAYLVFVAQFTAVGIPETFNPQPGILVPQVISESSPAGQAGIRPGDVLVAANGEPLGAGEESIPAFIQLIKDSANQPVELTVQRGDRELEFAVTPEVGPDGSAVIGVQLQPNGDFGFRRPNNPFEVFGLAAQQFQDTLVRTVNGFVQLVTNFGEMASQVAGPVKIVEQGAGLAKNSAAMLFPFTAIISINLAIINILPLPALDGGQLAFLLIEALRGGKPLPDRIQENVMQTGLVLLLGLGVFLIVRDTTQLEIFQNLR; this is encoded by the coding sequence ATGTCGGTTTTAGCTGCGATCGCGGTCATTGCCCTGCTGGTAGCCGTCCACGAGGCCGGACACTTTACGGCTGCAAGGCTGCAAGGCATCCACGTCAACCGCTTTGCCATTGGTTTTGGCCCCATCCTCTGGAAGTTTCAGGGAGCTGAGACCGAGTACTCCCTGCGGGCCATCCCCCTGGGCGGCTTCGTGGGCTTCCCCGACGACGACCCCGACAGCGACATTCCCACCAACGACCCCGACCTGCTCAAAAATCGCCCCATTCTCGATCGCGCCATTGTGATCAGCGCTGGGGTGATTGCCAACCTGGTGTTTGCCTACCTGGTGTTTGTGGCCCAGTTCACCGCCGTCGGCATTCCTGAGACCTTTAACCCCCAGCCCGGCATTCTGGTGCCCCAGGTGATCTCCGAAAGCTCTCCGGCGGGTCAGGCGGGCATTCGCCCCGGCGATGTGCTGGTAGCCGCTAACGGTGAGCCCCTCGGCGCAGGCGAAGAGAGCATTCCTGCCTTCATTCAGCTGATCAAAGACAGCGCCAACCAGCCGGTGGAGCTCACCGTGCAGCGGGGCGATCGCGAGCTAGAGTTTGCCGTCACCCCTGAAGTTGGCCCCGACGGCTCAGCGGTGATTGGCGTGCAGCTCCAGCCCAACGGCGACTTTGGCTTCCGCCGCCCTAACAATCCGTTCGAGGTCTTTGGCCTGGCAGCGCAGCAGTTTCAAGACACTCTAGTGCGCACAGTTAATGGCTTTGTGCAACTGGTCACCAACTTTGGCGAAATGGCCAGCCAGGTAGCCGGGCCAGTCAAAATTGTCGAGCAGGGGGCCGGGCTAGCTAAAAATAGCGCCGCCATGCTGTTCCCCTTCACCGCCATCATCAGCATTAATCTGGCGATCATCAATATTCTGCCGCTACCGGCCCTAGATGGCGGTCAGCTGGCGTTTCTGCTGATCGAAGCCCTGCGCGGCGGCAAGCCCCTACCCGATCGCATTCAAGAAAACGTCATGCAGACCGGCCTGGTGCTGCTGCTGGGCCTGGGCGTATTTCTCATCGTCCGCGACACCACCCAGCTCGAAATCTTTCAAAACCTACGTTAG
- a CDS encoding DUF29 domain-containing protein yields the protein MANLYETDFYAWTQEQADLLRLGKTDYLDVENLVEEIESLGRQQKQELKNRLGVLIGHLLKWQYQGDRRSKSWKYTIQEQRLQILDLLDQNPSLKSYQDEAVAKGYQLGLLLVGRETPLDPKTLPEHCPFTPDQLLSDRFPADLEAF from the coding sequence ATGGCCAACCTCTACGAAACTGATTTCTACGCCTGGACCCAGGAGCAGGCTGACTTGCTACGGCTAGGCAAAACCGACTATCTAGACGTGGAAAATTTAGTCGAGGAAATTGAGTCGTTGGGTAGGCAGCAAAAGCAAGAACTCAAAAATCGCTTAGGAGTACTCATTGGTCATCTGCTGAAGTGGCAGTATCAGGGCGATCGCCGCAGCAAAAGCTGGAAGTACACAATTCAGGAACAACGGCTGCAAATTTTAGATTTGCTCGACCAAAACCCCAGCCTAAAAAGCTATCAGGACGAAGCTGTTGCCAAGGGCTATCAACTGGGGTTGCTATTGGTGGGGCGAGAAACACCCCTCGATCCTAAAACCTTACCGGAACATTGCCCGTTTACCCCTGACCAGCTGCTCAGCGATAGGTTTCCCGCAGATCTGGAGGCCTTTTAA
- a CDS encoding TIGR02587 family membrane protein, with product MVESRDGIIGGAKPQPSPSIWLVEFQAILQGAVGGFLFGIPLLYTVEVWAIGAATGPRWLLTVLATTLLGVGLLTQVEGFRQSLRLHPVEALLESIEAVAIGVVCAALSLVLLRRITLATPLAEILGKVVFEAVPFALGVALARSTLHGKQGRNRRTTVPLARRLASPTLANLRDALIDFDAALIGAVLIAFSIAPTEEVPLLAASLPPLWLLLVMGASLGLSYAIVFASGFTDRAERRQRGLLFSPITETLVAYLVALLASMAMLVLFQQLNPSDPWSEWLSNVLVLGLPASIGGAAGRILI from the coding sequence ATGGTCGAGTCCAGAGACGGCATCATCGGCGGTGCCAAGCCCCAACCCTCCCCCAGCATTTGGCTGGTTGAGTTCCAGGCCATTTTGCAGGGGGCCGTAGGCGGCTTTTTATTTGGCATTCCGCTGTTGTACACAGTGGAAGTGTGGGCCATTGGGGCCGCCACCGGCCCCCGGTGGCTGTTGACAGTACTTGCCACTACCCTGCTTGGCGTCGGGCTCCTCACCCAGGTTGAAGGGTTTCGCCAGTCCCTCCGGCTGCATCCGGTTGAAGCTCTGCTAGAAAGCATTGAAGCCGTGGCCATTGGGGTGGTGTGTGCCGCCCTATCTTTGGTGCTGCTGCGCCGCATCACCCTGGCGACCCCGCTGGCAGAAATCTTAGGAAAGGTGGTGTTTGAGGCGGTGCCCTTTGCGCTGGGGGTGGCCCTAGCCCGCTCAACCCTCCACGGCAAGCAGGGGAGAAATCGCCGCACTACCGTTCCCCTGGCCCGGCGGCTGGCCTCGCCGACCTTAGCCAACCTGCGCGATGCCCTGATTGATTTCGATGCCGCCCTCATTGGTGCAGTGCTGATTGCATTCAGCATTGCTCCCACCGAAGAAGTGCCGCTGCTGGCGGCCTCGCTACCGCCCCTGTGGCTGCTGTTGGTGATGGGCGCATCGCTGGGCCTCTCCTACGCCATTGTGTTTGCCTCGGGCTTTACCGATCGCGCCGAGCGGCGGCAGCGGGGTCTGCTGTTTAGCCCCATCACCGAAACCCTGGTGGCCTATCTGGTGGCGCTGCTGGCCTCAATGGCCATGCTGGTTCTGTTTCAACAGCTCAACCCCAGCGACCCCTGGTCAGAATGGCTCAGCAATGTGTTGGTTTTAGGACTGCCGGCCTCCATTGGCGGGGCCGCAGGGCGTATTCTTATCTAA
- the ispE gene encoding 4-(cytidine 5'-diphospho)-2-C-methyl-D-erythritol kinase: MRLYSLLAAAKINLYLEIVGSRPDGFHELIMVMQSVSLCDRITVRSIGVDEIRVRCEHPLVPADETNLAYRAAALIKERFPAAMAQLGGVEITIEKQIPVGAGLAGGSANAAAVLVGLDLLWNLGLTQSELQELGAELGSDVPFCVSGGTAIATGRGEQLDAISGIDTLHVVIAKYEAEFVSTPWAYQTYRAEYGDTYLAGVKDWQARQAEVRSGGMVRAVAHRDAQDLAQHLCNDFEKVVLPAHPKTAALKATMAELGGLGTLMSGSGPSVFTLAESEAQAEELATKLRSALPDPDLGIWTARFASSGVQLDG; this comes from the coding sequence ATGCGTCTCTACTCTCTGCTGGCTGCGGCCAAAATCAACCTCTACCTCGAAATTGTGGGCAGCCGCCCTGACGGCTTTCACGAGCTGATTATGGTGATGCAGAGCGTGAGTTTGTGCGATCGCATCACCGTTCGCAGCATTGGCGTCGATGAAATTCGGGTACGCTGCGAACATCCCCTGGTGCCCGCCGATGAAACCAATCTGGCCTACAGGGCGGCGGCCCTGATTAAAGAACGGTTTCCCGCAGCTATGGCCCAGCTGGGCGGCGTCGAAATCACCATTGAAAAGCAGATTCCGGTGGGGGCGGGGCTGGCGGGCGGCTCCGCCAACGCCGCCGCTGTGCTGGTGGGGCTAGACCTGCTTTGGAACTTGGGCCTCACCCAGAGCGAGCTGCAAGAGCTGGGAGCTGAGCTGGGGTCAGACGTGCCCTTTTGCGTGTCGGGGGGCACTGCGATCGCCACCGGGCGCGGCGAGCAGCTAGATGCTATCTCTGGTATTGACACCCTGCATGTGGTGATCGCCAAGTACGAGGCAGAGTTTGTCTCTACCCCCTGGGCCTACCAAACCTATCGAGCCGAGTACGGCGACACCTACCTGGCCGGGGTCAAAGACTGGCAGGCGCGCCAGGCAGAGGTGCGATCGGGGGGGATGGTGAGGGCTGTAGCCCATCGGGATGCTCAGGATTTAGCCCAGCACCTCTGCAATGACTTTGAGAAAGTCGTGCTGCCCGCCCACCCCAAAACCGCCGCCCTCAAAGCCACTATGGCCGAACTGGGTGGCCTGGGTACCCTCATGTCTGGTTCTGGCCCCTCGGTGTTTACCCTGGCGGAGTCAGAGGCCCAGGCGGAGGAATTAGCTACCAAGCTGCGATCGGCCCTGCCCGACCCCGATCTAGGGATATGGACGGCTCGGTTTGCGTCCAGCGGCGTCCAGCTCGACGGTTAG
- a CDS encoding TIGR02588 family protein: MTFAVASVILLGLVGLIFFDWQTNQNRPPAFAVAVSEAVRVTDGRYYVPFAITNTGGRIARMVQVTAELDIAGVDDETGEQQIDFLSGHETKAGSFVFSHDPQGGELTVRVASYRLP; the protein is encoded by the coding sequence GTGACATTCGCGGTGGCGTCTGTGATTTTGCTGGGGCTGGTAGGGCTGATTTTCTTTGACTGGCAAACCAATCAAAATCGCCCGCCCGCCTTTGCCGTGGCGGTGTCTGAGGCGGTGCGAGTCACCGATGGCCGCTACTACGTGCCCTTTGCCATCACCAACACCGGGGGGCGCATTGCCCGTATGGTGCAGGTGACCGCCGAACTCGACATCGCCGGAGTGGATGACGAAACCGGCGAGCAGCAGATCGACTTTCTCTCGGGCCACGAGACCAAGGCGGGCAGCTTTGTCTTTTCCCACGATCCCCAGGGGGGAGAGCTGACAGTGCGGGTGGCCAGCTATCGACTACCGTAG
- a CDS encoding LysE family transporter gives MTFFSAWLTVFAVSLVAVVTPGPDFALTLRNSLAYSRRAGVFTAIGVGAGNLVHAIYSLIGIGAVISQSILLFNLLKWVGAAYLIYIGIKSLNAKRMAIPLREHCVNASESIEQQRDIERWAAFRIGFLGNLLNPKATLFFLALFTQIVQPATPIVAQAIYGATVAAVALVWFAVVAVVISHQGFKRHILAMAHWLERLTGAALIVLGVRLAVAEAN, from the coding sequence ATGACATTCTTTTCAGCTTGGCTGACTGTCTTTGCTGTCAGTCTAGTCGCCGTTGTCACCCCTGGCCCTGATTTTGCCCTGACGTTACGCAACAGCCTGGCCTATTCTCGACGGGCAGGAGTATTTACTGCGATCGGCGTTGGTGCTGGCAACTTGGTTCATGCTATCTATTCCCTCATTGGCATCGGCGCTGTGATTTCACAATCCATTTTGCTGTTTAATCTCTTGAAATGGGTTGGGGCTGCTTATCTCATCTACATCGGCATCAAGTCTTTAAACGCTAAGCGAATGGCAATTCCCCTGCGGGAGCACTGCGTGAACGCGTCAGAATCCATTGAGCAGCAGCGAGATATTGAGCGCTGGGCGGCATTTCGCATCGGATTTCTGGGAAATTTGCTAAACCCCAAAGCAACACTCTTTTTCTTGGCGCTATTTACCCAAATTGTGCAGCCTGCAACGCCGATAGTAGCGCAAGCAATCTATGGGGCAACCGTAGCGGCTGTGGCACTGGTCTGGTTTGCAGTAGTGGCCGTGGTGATTTCCCATCAAGGGTTCAAGCGCCATATTCTGGCTATGGCTCACTGGCTAGAACGTTTAACTGGGGCAGCACTCATAGTCTTGGGGGTGCGCTTGGCTGTGGCAGAGGCAAACTGA